One Vallitalea pronyensis genomic region harbors:
- a CDS encoding sulfatase-like hydrolase/transferase, protein MSKPNILIFMTDQQRGDTIFPYERAKTPHITAFCKEGLSFAQAHTVAPHCCPSRATFFSGLYPSQHGVWNNVNVGNTLSKGLYKGVHLFSEALREDGYRMYYGGKWHVSNLESQQDRGFDVARVPRPYERKDYEHEAPLQREWDKYEGYRVKDKREEGEIIRPGYGTYTHYGLDECPKNDKKVIDDAIDIILNRHTVDQEEYGETYIRNHGGKDFDQRPWCQMIAPNGPHDPYFVPQRFLDMYPIETIQLPKSYKDRMLDKPGLYRKTRDRFDQLSEREHKEAIRHYLALCSYEDDLFGQVLEALEASGEADNTLVLYVSDHGDYMAEHGLWCKGLPCFKGAYHIPAAMRWPKGIKNPGRIIHDYITLADFAPTFLDVCGIEPSMKMTGKSLLPYMQDQQPEHVQDALFTQSNGNELYGIQRSITTKAWKYVYNGFDYDELYNLEEDPHEMVNVLDAYQDSPILKALSSRLWSFARETGDVCINQYVMVSLAPFGPGVIYESSCDEEHPEKGMR, encoded by the coding sequence ATGAGTAAACCCAATATACTTATTTTTATGACCGATCAACAAAGAGGTGACACCATCTTTCCTTATGAAAGAGCCAAGACACCTCATATTACAGCCTTTTGTAAAGAGGGGTTATCCTTTGCACAAGCCCATACAGTAGCCCCTCATTGTTGTCCTTCTCGTGCAACATTTTTCAGCGGGTTATACCCGTCACAGCATGGGGTATGGAATAATGTCAATGTGGGTAATACACTTTCAAAAGGTTTATATAAAGGGGTTCACTTATTCAGTGAAGCCCTAAGAGAAGACGGCTACCGCATGTACTATGGTGGCAAATGGCATGTGAGCAATCTGGAATCTCAACAAGACAGAGGATTTGATGTTGCTCGGGTACCTCGTCCCTATGAACGAAAAGATTATGAACATGAAGCGCCCTTGCAAAGGGAATGGGATAAATATGAAGGCTATCGTGTAAAGGACAAAAGGGAGGAAGGTGAAATCATACGGCCAGGCTATGGCACCTACACCCATTATGGTCTGGATGAATGCCCTAAAAATGATAAAAAGGTCATTGATGATGCCATCGATATCATTCTCAATCGCCATACCGTTGACCAAGAAGAATATGGTGAAACCTATATCCGTAATCATGGGGGAAAAGACTTTGATCAAAGACCTTGGTGTCAGATGATTGCTCCCAATGGTCCTCATGACCCTTATTTTGTTCCCCAAAGATTCTTGGATATGTACCCCATAGAGACCATACAGTTACCCAAAAGCTATAAAGATCGTATGCTGGATAAACCAGGTCTTTATCGAAAAACCAGGGATCGCTTTGATCAGTTATCCGAACGTGAACACAAAGAGGCCATTCGTCATTATCTGGCCTTATGTAGCTATGAAGATGATTTATTTGGGCAGGTTTTAGAAGCGTTGGAAGCATCAGGTGAAGCCGATAATACGTTGGTTCTCTATGTATCGGACCACGGAGATTATATGGCAGAGCATGGTTTATGGTGTAAAGGATTACCTTGTTTTAAAGGTGCCTATCACATACCTGCGGCTATGCGCTGGCCAAAAGGGATTAAGAACCCTGGCAGAATCATCCATGATTATATAACATTGGCAGATTTTGCACCTACATTCCTTGATGTATGTGGCATTGAACCATCCATGAAGATGACAGGAAAAAGCTTATTACCTTATATGCAAGACCAACAGCCAGAACACGTGCAGGATGCATTGTTTACCCAGAGTAATGGCAACGAACTCTATGGTATTCAACGTTCCATCACCACGAAAGCATGGAAATATGTCTATAATGGTTTTGATTATGATGAACTCTATAACTTAGAAGAAGACCCCCATGAGATGGTCAATGTATTGGATGCTTACCAAGACAGCCCAATCCTGAAAGCGTTAAGCAGTCGTTTATGGTCTTTTGCACGGGAAACAGGGGATGTCTGCATCAATCAATATGTGATGGTATCCTTAGCACCTTTTGGACCAGGGGTTATCTATGAATCATCCTGTGATGAAGAGCACCCTGAGAAAGGAATGAGGTGA
- a CDS encoding glycoside hydrolase family 2 TIM barrel-domain containing protein — MIAIERTYTRTQAFDDHWFFSLEDRDEAITPHYDHSTWEKVQLPHDWSVSFGYDKAAPSGKKGGFVRTGIGYYRKPFYVDKTMLKQAISIEFDGVYMNSSVYVNGQLVGQRPYGYISFAYDISDYVVEGLNIIAVKVDCRDKAETSRWYNGCGIYRHVWLTITDKLHIDLWGTYVTTPDITQDSATIAIETDVVNGYEETKTVRIVHMIIDRAGNTVGTVADEVTIGETKQTCHGQVKVSKPHPWSIDDPYLYTCKTELYLNQHCVDVYDTRFGIRETAYIPHKGFYLNGEHLKFKGVCIHHDAGVVGAAVPDKLLRKRLQMLKDMGCNAVRTAHNPFAPVFYDYCDELGLMVMDEVFDGWEIPKAPYDYGLYFDTWHVKDVTDWVRRDRNHPSIMLWSIGNEVHHMSTTINLELQDLVHQLDATRPVTCGVQGTSQISDDNRAILDIAGYNDGGGACFLYDEDHAKRPDQLMIATEAPHTSQTRGFYRTQTWWRDKNQPRLEIENLSEDELFFDGHLAYRSSYDNAGVRVCIRDSWTLTEERPYLMGEFRWSGFDYYGESFEWPAKWSDSGVIGVENYPKDAYYLYQSMWTTEPMIHLLPHWTHPNMPERTPIPVWVYTNCDEAELFLNGISLGRCNRGKAKHLQWDVPYEPGRLEVIGYKNQQEVAKKAYDTAGAPATLKVTSDVDQLILDGKDVAQIDVDICDAQGVMVPHGENTLYFKATGLVNILGTENGNVVDTTPIASKTKKAFYGKCMALVRSMNGDPINPLELHRTTTGVYVASILGETMFKDRTQVTVDVDFINLCGQHKPSAYVIEIQLNEQPWQVLTAPIVLQETTVVKARIYTMDELLFDIEATFYKGEREKVIDLAHGNKVLNLDKPVGPFAPEMVGIWHDGQFDYDFKGDGTLTRVLNAQQEQSIGYWWYDFPLDPFEAQTYAGQGEIWFHTGERSPMKMVSQEGQEVILDNHNKAIRRAKSYPEEIVFYRGRRD; from the coding sequence GTGATAGCCATAGAGCGTACATATACAAGAACACAAGCTTTTGATGACCACTGGTTTTTTAGCCTTGAGGATAGAGATGAAGCCATAACGCCCCATTACGACCATTCCACGTGGGAAAAAGTACAGCTTCCTCATGATTGGAGTGTTTCATTTGGGTATGATAAGGCGGCACCTTCAGGTAAAAAAGGCGGATTTGTGAGAACAGGAATAGGGTATTATCGCAAACCGTTTTATGTGGATAAAACCATGTTGAAGCAAGCCATCAGCATTGAATTTGACGGGGTTTACATGAACAGTTCTGTTTATGTGAATGGTCAGCTGGTGGGTCAAAGACCTTATGGTTACATTAGTTTCGCTTATGACATCAGTGATTATGTGGTGGAAGGGCTGAATATCATTGCCGTAAAAGTGGATTGTCGTGATAAGGCTGAGACCAGTCGCTGGTACAATGGCTGCGGCATATACCGTCACGTGTGGTTAACCATAACAGATAAGCTGCATATTGACTTATGGGGCACTTATGTGACCACCCCTGATATAACACAAGACTCAGCAACCATCGCCATAGAAACAGATGTGGTGAACGGTTATGAAGAAACAAAAACAGTAAGAATTGTACATATGATTATAGATAGAGCAGGTAATACTGTAGGCACGGTAGCAGATGAAGTGACTATAGGGGAGACGAAGCAAACATGTCATGGGCAAGTCAAGGTGTCTAAGCCCCATCCATGGTCCATTGATGATCCATATCTCTACACATGTAAAACCGAACTGTATCTTAACCAGCATTGTGTAGATGTTTATGACACTCGGTTTGGGATACGGGAGACAGCATACATACCCCATAAAGGCTTCTACTTAAATGGGGAGCACCTTAAGTTCAAAGGGGTCTGTATCCATCATGATGCTGGCGTTGTAGGTGCGGCTGTACCGGATAAGCTGTTACGTAAGCGATTGCAGATGCTTAAAGATATGGGATGTAATGCTGTCCGGACAGCTCATAACCCCTTTGCACCTGTGTTTTATGATTATTGTGATGAGCTGGGGCTTATGGTCATGGATGAAGTATTTGACGGTTGGGAAATACCCAAAGCACCTTATGATTATGGATTGTATTTTGATACATGGCATGTGAAAGATGTGACCGATTGGGTACGACGGGATAGAAATCATCCTTCCATTATGCTGTGGAGCATTGGCAATGAAGTCCATCATATGAGTACCACCATTAATCTGGAACTGCAAGATTTGGTGCATCAGCTGGATGCCACGAGACCCGTTACCTGCGGTGTTCAAGGAACGTCTCAAATATCCGATGATAATCGGGCTATATTGGATATTGCTGGTTACAACGATGGGGGTGGTGCATGCTTTCTTTATGATGAAGACCACGCTAAAAGACCAGACCAGTTGATGATTGCAACGGAAGCACCTCATACCAGTCAAACACGAGGCTTTTACAGAACCCAAACTTGGTGGCGGGACAAAAATCAACCCCGATTAGAAATTGAAAATCTATCGGAAGACGAATTGTTTTTTGATGGTCATCTGGCATACCGCTCATCATACGATAATGCAGGTGTGCGGGTCTGTATTCGGGATTCGTGGACACTAACGGAAGAACGCCCTTATTTAATGGGTGAATTTCGATGGTCTGGCTTTGATTACTATGGTGAAAGCTTTGAATGGCCGGCAAAATGGAGTGATAGCGGTGTCATTGGGGTAGAGAATTACCCAAAAGATGCTTATTATCTCTATCAGAGTATGTGGACCACAGAGCCCATGATTCATCTACTGCCTCATTGGACTCATCCTAATATGCCAGAACGAACCCCTATTCCTGTGTGGGTGTATACCAATTGTGATGAAGCCGAGTTATTTTTGAACGGCATCAGTTTGGGGAGATGCAACAGAGGGAAGGCTAAGCATCTTCAATGGGATGTGCCTTATGAACCAGGAAGATTAGAAGTGATTGGTTATAAAAATCAACAGGAAGTCGCCAAAAAAGCCTATGATACAGCTGGTGCACCTGCAACCCTAAAGGTAACCAGTGATGTGGATCAATTAATCTTAGATGGGAAAGATGTGGCACAGATTGACGTGGATATATGTGATGCACAAGGTGTCATGGTGCCTCATGGAGAGAATACACTTTATTTTAAAGCCACGGGTCTTGTCAACATTCTAGGCACTGAAAACGGTAATGTGGTGGATACAACACCGATTGCTTCCAAAACTAAAAAAGCATTCTATGGTAAATGTATGGCTCTTGTTAGAAGTATGAATGGTGACCCCATTAATCCTCTTGAGCTTCATAGGACAACAACAGGGGTATATGTGGCATCCATACTTGGTGAGACAATGTTTAAAGACCGTACACAAGTAACGGTGGATGTGGATTTTATAAACCTGTGTGGTCAGCATAAGCCATCGGCCTATGTCATTGAGATACAACTGAATGAACAACCTTGGCAAGTTTTAACAGCACCTATAGTCCTACAGGAGACAACGGTTGTGAAAGCTCGGATATATACCATGGATGAACTGCTATTTGATATTGAAGCCACCTTTTACAAGGGTGAACGTGAGAAAGTAATTGATTTGGCTCATGGAAATAAGGTATTGAATCTGGATAAACCTGTGGGTCCTTTTGCACCTGAAATGGTGGGGATATGGCATGATGGGCAGTTTGATTATGACTTTAAAGGGGATGGTACCCTAACCCGTGTGCTGAATGCTCAGCAAGAGCAGTCCATAGGGTATTGGTGGTATGATTTTCCTTTGGACCCTTTTGAAGCACAGACATATGCAGGGCAAGGCGAAATCTGGTTTCATACAGGGGAGAGAAGTCCCATGAAGATGGTGAGTCAAGAGGGGCAGGAGGTCATCCTTGATAACCATAACAAAGCCATTAGGCGAGCTAAAAGTTATCCAGAAGAAATTGTTTTCTATCGAGGAAGGAGAGATTAG
- a CDS encoding sulfatase family protein yields the protein MNKPNILIILADQQRYDTIGAAGYEHMITPNLDKLVEEGYLYKNAHTHNPVCMPARHDLLIGMPAGAHGYFANKGGSPIKDYGIPTLPGILSENGYRTAAIGKMHFSPVRMHHGYSEMHLMEEIPRRRQDDAYATYLKKQGLGAVQNIHGIRPLLYHTPQQAQVDEAHYETNWVKNRTIQWLNENGEHPFMLCVGYIKPHPPWDIPEDFQGLYKDKVLPKAIERSRSYPCDNEADPWYGDLDDEDKMRQIREAYYTSVTMVDESVGHIMEHLRSTGQLDNTLVIYTSDHGEMLQDKGYYSKSLPYDSSVRVPFIVRYPKSFPAGTLSEAFVDLTDILPTCLDVTGTDYPGDESRLYGGSLLKGKSDRNRETIISACGFLHKSRWVMCRHPRYKYVYQYNGGKEEMYDLVNDPGEVHNVIASMEGSEMHLALRKQVLDYEKEWGPEGAVVDDELVVLNHGPLDGHVRGKYHIWSNSQFQPFYEGEASDRGLRFADEVCHAVGGDVRTGVDTLDHEQWLEAFEEQFGVYGGGVSVKMDYGK from the coding sequence ATGAATAAGCCCAATATCTTAATCATACTGGCGGATCAACAACGCTACGATACCATTGGAGCAGCAGGCTATGAGCATATGATAACCCCCAATCTGGATAAATTGGTTGAAGAAGGATACTTATATAAAAACGCACATACCCATAACCCAGTATGCATGCCTGCTAGGCATGACCTTCTCATTGGTATGCCTGCAGGTGCTCACGGTTATTTTGCCAATAAAGGCGGCAGCCCCATTAAGGATTATGGTATCCCCACATTACCGGGTATTTTATCAGAAAATGGATACCGAACAGCAGCTATTGGTAAGATGCATTTTTCACCGGTGCGCATGCATCATGGGTATTCGGAAATGCATCTAATGGAGGAAATACCAAGAAGGCGTCAAGATGATGCCTATGCTACATACTTGAAGAAACAGGGTTTAGGAGCAGTACAAAATATTCATGGCATAAGGCCCCTTCTGTATCATACGCCTCAACAGGCGCAAGTGGATGAAGCTCATTATGAAACCAACTGGGTGAAGAACAGAACCATTCAGTGGCTCAATGAGAATGGTGAGCATCCATTTATGTTATGTGTAGGGTATATTAAACCCCATCCCCCATGGGATATTCCAGAGGATTTTCAAGGGTTATATAAGGATAAAGTATTGCCGAAGGCCATTGAACGGTCAAGAAGTTACCCATGTGATAATGAAGCTGATCCATGGTATGGTGATTTGGATGATGAGGATAAGATGAGACAAATAAGGGAAGCGTATTACACAAGTGTGACCATGGTGGATGAAAGTGTAGGGCATATTATGGAACATCTTCGCTCAACAGGCCAACTGGATAATACCTTGGTCATCTATACATCGGATCATGGTGAGATGTTACAAGATAAAGGGTATTATAGCAAGTCACTGCCTTATGACAGTTCTGTTAGGGTTCCTTTTATTGTACGATATCCTAAGAGCTTTCCAGCTGGTACCTTATCGGAAGCATTTGTTGATTTGACAGATATATTACCTACATGCCTTGATGTGACGGGGACAGATTATCCAGGTGATGAAAGTCGGTTATATGGGGGTAGCTTATTAAAAGGGAAAAGTGATAGGAATAGAGAGACCATTATTTCTGCATGTGGTTTTCTACATAAAAGCAGGTGGGTCATGTGCCGTCATCCCCGATATAAGTATGTGTATCAGTATAATGGTGGCAAGGAAGAGATGTATGATTTGGTCAATGATCCTGGTGAAGTGCATAATGTGATAGCATCCATGGAAGGGTCTGAGATGCATCTGGCTTTGAGAAAGCAGGTATTGGATTATGAGAAGGAATGGGGACCAGAGGGTGCTGTAGTAGATGATGAGTTGGTTGTTCTTAATCATGGGCCTTTGGATGGTCATGTGAGAGGGAAGTACCATATTTGGAGTAACAGTCAGTTTCAGCCTTTTTATGAGGGTGAGGCAAGTGATAGAGGATTGCGTTTTGCTGATGAGGTGTGTCATGCTGTAGGGGGAGATGTGAGGACAGGTGTGGATACGTTAGATCATGAGCAGTGGTTGGAAGCTTTTGAGGAGCAGTTTGGTGTGTATGGTGGAGGGGTTAGTGTTAAGATGGATTATGGAAAGTAG
- a CDS encoding sulfatase family protein — protein MMKRPNILLITSDQQHHNTLGAFNPEIKTPNLDRLTQEGTTFNRAYCPNPTCTPTRGSIITGMYPSQHGGWTLGTKVPEDIHTIGKDLMEAGYRTALVGKAHFQPLDSTEAYPSLEAYPTLQDLDFWKTFNTTHTPWYGFQHCELTRNHTDEAHVGQHYALWLEENGCDNWRDYFREPTGKLTNKGERCWLIPEQYHYDNWIAERTNALMENYVKEDEPFFLWSSFFDPHPSYCVPEPYYSMYDPDTITLPTITEGEHDLNPPHFAMTQEASPDFSAYRESGFFNHGMTKHMSDEKSLRKRLAIYYGMVTMMDKYIGRIMDKLDELGIADNTIVVFSTDHGHFIGHHGLSAKGPFLYEDLIKIPWIVRYPNHVPAGKVSSALQSSVDLAPTFLSILDKTIPTSMTGVDQKDVWFGHASNARDHVICEHHHEPTTINLRTYVDERYKLTVYYNQTYGELFDLQEDPEEVHNLWDNPNYKDLKMSLMLKYIWAELGKEPMWMPRIASA, from the coding sequence ATGATGAAAAGACCTAACATTCTGCTGATTACCAGCGACCAGCAACACCATAACACCCTTGGCGCCTTTAACCCGGAGATAAAGACACCTAATCTTGATAGACTGACCCAAGAAGGAACCACCTTCAACCGAGCCTATTGTCCTAATCCAACGTGCACACCTACAAGGGGTTCTATCATTACAGGCATGTACCCAAGCCAACATGGCGGTTGGACCCTTGGAACAAAAGTACCTGAAGATATCCATACAATAGGTAAAGACCTTATGGAAGCTGGCTACCGAACAGCACTGGTTGGAAAAGCACACTTTCAACCTCTTGATTCTACAGAAGCCTATCCTTCTCTAGAAGCTTACCCTACATTACAAGACCTGGATTTCTGGAAAACCTTTAACACGACCCATACACCTTGGTACGGTTTTCAACATTGTGAACTCACACGGAACCATACAGACGAAGCCCATGTGGGCCAACACTATGCATTATGGCTGGAAGAAAACGGCTGTGATAACTGGCGGGACTATTTTAGAGAACCGACTGGAAAACTCACCAATAAAGGCGAGCGCTGTTGGTTAATACCCGAACAATACCACTATGACAACTGGATTGCAGAACGCACCAATGCCTTAATGGAAAACTATGTCAAGGAAGATGAACCCTTCTTCTTATGGTCAAGCTTCTTCGACCCTCATCCTTCTTACTGCGTGCCAGAACCTTACTATTCCATGTATGACCCTGATACCATCACATTACCAACCATCACCGAAGGAGAACATGACCTGAATCCACCCCATTTTGCTATGACTCAAGAGGCATCACCAGACTTTAGCGCCTACCGTGAATCTGGCTTTTTTAACCATGGCATGACCAAACACATGTCCGACGAAAAAAGCCTAAGAAAACGACTGGCCATCTACTACGGTATGGTCACCATGATGGACAAATACATTGGCAGGATCATGGATAAATTAGATGAACTTGGTATAGCCGATAACACCATCGTTGTCTTCTCAACAGACCACGGTCATTTCATTGGTCACCACGGACTAAGCGCAAAAGGACCATTCCTCTATGAAGACCTCATTAAAATACCTTGGATTGTCAGATACCCAAACCACGTTCCTGCCGGCAAAGTATCCAGCGCACTACAATCCTCCGTTGACTTAGCACCCACGTTCCTAAGTATTCTAGACAAAACCATACCAACATCCATGACAGGTGTTGACCAAAAAGACGTCTGGTTCGGCCATGCATCAAATGCCAGAGACCACGTCATCTGTGAACACCACCACGAACCCACCACCATCAACCTAAGAACTTACGTGGACGAACGCTACAAGTTAACCGTATATTACAACCAGACCTACGGCGAATTATTCGACCTTCAAGAAGACCCCGAAGAAGTGCATAACCTATGGGACAATCCCAACTACAAAGACCTGAAAATGTCACTCATGTTAAAATACATCTGGGCAGAACTCGGCAAAGAACCCATGTGGATGCCAAGAATCGCCAGCGCCTAA
- a CDS encoding AraC family transcriptional regulator: MKKTKIAMDALTPYIRKAGVQGSNQWRHKKRRIYDHQWMFCTAGKAFYEEEGHVYTLVPGTLLYIEPDVPHSFWLDSDTPGMIKWVHFDFEYHKDVYDLHNMIQKNGSICFQPELPSKKFLRKRYVFEGDIELPKVLLMENKQSMTDCFDQIFRVFLQHKLSWQLEAKANWMLIMAAVISQLTESRKTATPPDHSAFIKTLCQYIEHNYHTKLTRKSLASYYGYNHDYLGKLFKGAMKKSISTYINELRIEKGKELLIHSDLTVENIAELIGYSDVYYFSKKMKAMTGMSPTDWRR; encoded by the coding sequence ATGAAAAAAACAAAAATAGCAATGGATGCTTTAACACCCTACATACGTAAGGCTGGTGTTCAAGGGTCTAATCAGTGGCGGCATAAAAAGAGGCGTATATACGACCATCAATGGATGTTTTGCACGGCTGGAAAAGCATTTTATGAAGAAGAAGGTCATGTTTATACATTGGTTCCAGGTACATTATTGTATATTGAACCGGATGTACCTCACAGCTTTTGGTTGGATAGTGATACACCAGGTATGATTAAATGGGTGCACTTTGATTTTGAATACCATAAGGATGTGTATGATCTCCATAATATGATTCAAAAAAATGGTTCCATATGCTTTCAACCGGAGTTGCCCAGTAAGAAATTTTTAAGAAAGCGGTACGTGTTTGAAGGGGATATTGAGCTGCCAAAGGTGTTGTTAATGGAGAATAAACAATCCATGACCGATTGTTTTGATCAGATTTTTCGGGTATTTTTACAACATAAGTTATCCTGGCAGCTAGAGGCCAAAGCCAATTGGATGCTGATAATGGCTGCTGTCATCAGTCAATTGACAGAATCAAGAAAAACAGCAACACCGCCTGATCACAGTGCTTTTATCAAGACCTTGTGTCAATACATTGAACACAATTACCACACGAAGCTTACAAGAAAAAGTCTGGCAAGTTATTATGGATACAACCATGATTACTTAGGAAAGTTATTCAAAGGAGCTATGAAAAAAAGCATCTCTACTTATATTAATGAGTTAAGAATAGAAAAAGGCAAAGAATTGCTGATACACAGTGATTTAACAGTGGAGAACATTGCAGAACTCATCGGTTATTCAGATGTGTATTACTTTAGCAAAAAGATGAAAGCGATGACAGGTATGTCACCTACAGATTGGCGAAGGTAG
- a CDS encoding tripartite tricarboxylate transporter substrate binding protein, producing the protein MKRKLLIVLVMVMTMLVSACSSQQTDSTNKDREEMNGNTASDEGSTKENDDDKGSQAFTMTKDIKIVVPFAAGGVTDIPARIFAKYMDKYSDVKVEVINITGGKGGSAGAKEVQKADPDGTMLVSQPVAFPMMHALGIQDFTYEDFEPVGQWLNSTLAVVVKADSAYETMDDLIAAAKADPGQISMGSVNGTLPFFAILEIGAQGDATFKMADLAQTNKSSELLGGRVDGYVDAIGAVRQFIDSGEFRCLGVITDVEVAGYEDIPTFAELGFKDFGYLKQVQGLWAPKGTPKETVDYINELMKLAAEDEECQAEFANLAYKTSYMSVDDYTTFMKETYATFQEKAKLVTGK; encoded by the coding sequence ATGAAAAGAAAGCTTTTAATTGTATTGGTGATGGTAATGACAATGTTAGTATCTGCATGCAGTAGTCAACAAACGGATAGTACCAATAAAGACCGTGAAGAGATGAACGGTAACACTGCATCAGATGAGGGTTCAACCAAAGAGAACGATGACGATAAAGGGTCACAAGCATTTACAATGACAAAAGATATAAAGATTGTGGTACCTTTTGCAGCAGGGGGCGTTACAGATATACCTGCACGTATTTTTGCCAAGTATATGGACAAGTACAGTGATGTGAAAGTGGAAGTCATTAATATAACAGGTGGTAAAGGTGGTTCAGCAGGTGCAAAAGAGGTACAAAAAGCCGACCCTGATGGTACCATGCTTGTCTCTCAACCTGTTGCGTTTCCGATGATGCATGCATTGGGCATTCAAGATTTTACATATGAAGATTTCGAACCCGTTGGTCAATGGTTGAATTCAACCCTTGCTGTTGTGGTAAAAGCTGATTCAGCCTATGAAACAATGGATGACTTAATTGCAGCAGCAAAAGCAGACCCAGGACAGATATCCATGGGTTCTGTTAATGGCACCTTACCCTTCTTCGCTATTCTTGAAATTGGAGCTCAAGGGGATGCTACGTTTAAAATGGCAGACTTAGCGCAAACTAATAAATCATCTGAATTATTGGGTGGCAGAGTAGATGGTTATGTGGATGCCATTGGGGCAGTAAGGCAATTCATCGACAGTGGTGAGTTCAGATGCCTTGGTGTGATAACCGATGTGGAAGTTGCAGGTTATGAAGATATTCCCACTTTTGCAGAATTAGGATTTAAAGACTTTGGTTACTTAAAGCAAGTACAGGGTTTATGGGCACCAAAAGGTACACCAAAAGAAACAGTGGATTATATCAATGAATTAATGAAGTTAGCAGCAGAGGATGAAGAATGTCAGGCAGAATTTGCTAATCTTGCTTACAAAACATCCTATATGTCCGTAGACGACTATACGACATTCATGAAGGAAACGTATGCCACATTCCAAGAAAAAGCAAAACTTGTAACAGGCAAGTAA
- a CDS encoding tripartite tricarboxylate transporter TctB family protein translates to MGEIIFMGILAVISFIMLIMTYNFPTSIIDQSGGAALFPRIVIFLLLFFMIIRVVEIIRKKEWHKKFAFFEMFKGIRLVYLLSTLAFILSIKYVGYIVSTSIYLIVTIIYFYKKEMGEKQSKKKLAVTIVLNIMLVIGVYYVFTDVLNILLPEGIMRR, encoded by the coding sequence ATGGGCGAAATAATTTTTATGGGTATATTAGCAGTCATCAGCTTTATCATGTTAATCATGACGTATAACTTTCCAACCAGTATTATTGATCAATCAGGCGGGGCTGCACTTTTTCCAAGAATCGTTATTTTTTTACTCCTATTTTTTATGATCATTCGGGTTGTTGAGATCATAAGAAAAAAAGAATGGCACAAAAAATTTGCTTTCTTTGAAATGTTTAAGGGTATTCGCTTGGTATATTTGTTGTCAACGTTAGCATTTATATTATCCATTAAATATGTTGGCTACATCGTATCCACAAGTATCTATTTAATTGTCACCATTATTTACTTCTATAAAAAAGAGATGGGTGAAAAGCAGAGCAAAAAGAAATTGGCAGTAACAATCGTCCTGAACATCATGTTGGTCATTGGCGTTTACTACGTGTTTACAGACGTGCTTAATATTTTATTACCTGAAGGAATCATGAGGAGGTAG